The proteins below come from a single Malus domestica chromosome 03, GDT2T_hap1 genomic window:
- the LOC103422945 gene encoding probable serine/threonine-protein kinase PBL28 isoform X3, which translates to MRLFWWQQLPLLLLIQILEPSRTSYKIYAEAVLSLKRGGGSPQLFDGRTGRCPCPRQWKIVNCHKLKDPCIYPLFSGICSVSLRTNAVSLPPFAPRLFVTHPSIQLRKEHHKPRSRRIEAIVDGDNVTPTLTPVEEVRGNHSSKPKVAAITGGVVATLLVIIIVMLVYICLMRVKRLTRRTSETASSPPSPTVQWERGDTSPYAVAHSPYSAPNLRQLTILELEQATRNFNEINIIGQGRFGLVYKGLLQDGTIVAIKRRLHAPTQYFFHEVKHVARVNHVHILRLIGYCQDATQQLLVYDYLPNGNVGNHLYDAEGLPIGKLGIKHRLSIALGAAKGLAHLHSLVPPLLHMHFGTSNVLLDESFTAKVSDYGLTKLLVGHHAGSSSAVDCFRDPELDSSKKFSEISDVYSFGVFLLELISGREANARNQLNSGDNLILQVKDCKDLDRFVDETLGGMSRQTAKQMMELALMCVDGSERRPQMQIVVEELERIRRGRESNHFHIEVDEEIGAVTLGSELFK; encoded by the exons ATGCGCTTGTTCTGGTGGCAACAGCTGCCTCTGCTTCTTCTCATCCAGATTTTGGAACCCAGCAGAACAAGCTACAAAATTTATG CTGAAGCTGTACTAAGTTTAAAGAGAGGAGGTGGAAGTCCTCAACTGTTTGATGGTCGAACTGGAAGATGTCCTTGTCCAAGACAATGGAAAATTGTCAACTGTCACAAACTGAAGGACCCTTGCATTTATCCTCT GTTTTCTGGTATCTGTTCAGTTTCTTTGCGGACTAACGCAGTCAGTTTGCCACCTTTTGCTCCAAGACTTTTCGTTACGCACCCTTCAATTCAACTACGAAAAGAGCACCATAAACCAAGAAGCAGGAGGATAGAAGCCATAGTTGATGGGGATAACGTTACTCCAACACTCACACCCGTGGAAGAAGTTCGTGGTAACCATTCATCAAAACCGAAAGTTGCAGCAATTACCGGTGGAGTTGTTGCCACTCTGCTTGTGATTATCATAGTGATGCTCGTTTACATCTGCTTGATGCGTGTAAAAAGATTAACTAGGCGAACATCTGAGACAGCGTCATCTCCACCATCACCCACTG TTCAGTGGGAAAGAGGGGACACATCTCCCTACGCCGTTGCTCATTCTCCATACAGTGCACCAAACTTGAGGCAACTCACAATATTGGAATTGGAGCAAGCGACGCGCAATTTCAATGAAATTAATATCATAGGCCAAGGTAGATTTGGTTTGGTCTACAAGGGATTGCTCCAAGATGGAACTATTGTGGCTATCAAGAGACGCCTACATGCCCCAACTCAGTATTTCTTTCATGAG GTGAAGCACGTAGCTCGTGTCAACCACGTGCATATTCTTAGGCTTATTGGTTATTGTCAAGATGCTACTCAACAGTTACTTGTATATGACTATCTTCCAAATGGAAATGTTGGGAATCATCTAtatg ATGCTGAAGGTTTACCTATTGGAAAGTTGGGCATAAAGCACAGGCTATCGATTGCTTTGGGAGCAGCCAAAG GACTTGCGCACCTTCACAgtttggtgcctcctcttctGCACATGCATTTTGGTACAAGCAATGTTCTACTGGATGAAAGCTTTACTGCCAAGGTGTCTGATTATGGACTAACCAAATTGCTAGTGGGTCATCATGCTGGCTCATCTTCAGCCGTAGATTGCTTTCGTGACCCAGA GTTggattcatcaaagaagttttCAGAGATAAGTGACGTGTACAGTTTCGGGGTCTTCTTACTGGAATTGATCAGTGGACGTGAAGCAAATGCAAGAAACCAGTTGAACTCGGGGGATAATTTAATATTGCAG gtgaaggatTGCAAGGATTTGGACAGATTTGTTGATGAAACATTAGGTGGCATGTCAAGGCAAACTGCAAAACAGATGATGGAGCTGGCATTGATGTGTGTAGATGGGAGCGAACGAAGGCCGCAGATGCAGATTGTTGTGGAGGAGCTAGAACGAATTCGTCGAGGGAGAGAAAGTAACCATTTTCATATAGAAGTTGATGAGGAGATAGGTGCTGTGACTCTTGGGAGTGAGCTTTTCAAATGA
- the LOC103422945 gene encoding probable serine/threonine-protein kinase PBL21 isoform X1 — MSVFSCFSGRRSLCFQCKPAQGTSTSSKYKNSPLPLLLLIQILEPSRTSYKIYAEAVLSLKRGGGSPQLFDGRTGRCPCPRQWKIVNCHKLKDPCIYPLFSGICSVSLRTNAVSLPPFAPRLFVTHPSIQLRKEHHKPRSRRIEAIVDGDNVTPTLTPVEEVRGNHSSKPKVAAITGGVVATLLVIIIVMLVYICLMRVKRLTRRTSETASSPPSPTVQWERGDTSPYAVAHSPYSAPNLRQLTILELEQATRNFNEINIIGQGRFGLVYKGLLQDGTIVAIKRRLHAPTQYFFHEVKHVARVNHVHILRLIGYCQDATQQLLVYDYLPNGNVGNHLYDAEGLPIGKLGIKHRLSIALGAAKGLAHLHSLVPPLLHMHFGTSNVLLDESFTAKVSDYGLTKLLVGHHAGSSSAVDCFRDPELDSSKKFSEISDVYSFGVFLLELISGREANARNQLNSGDNLILQVKDCKDLDRFVDETLGGMSRQTAKQMMELALMCVDGSERRPQMQIVVEELERIRRGRESNHFHIEVDEEIGAVTLGSELFK, encoded by the exons ATGTCTGTGTTTAGCTGCTTTTCTGGGAGAAGAAGTCTTTGTTTCCAATGTAAACCTGCACAAGGGACCTCAACAAGCTCAAAATACAAGAATTCTCCG CTGCCTCTGCTTCTTCTCATCCAGATTTTGGAACCCAGCAGAACAAGCTACAAAATTTATG CTGAAGCTGTACTAAGTTTAAAGAGAGGAGGTGGAAGTCCTCAACTGTTTGATGGTCGAACTGGAAGATGTCCTTGTCCAAGACAATGGAAAATTGTCAACTGTCACAAACTGAAGGACCCTTGCATTTATCCTCT GTTTTCTGGTATCTGTTCAGTTTCTTTGCGGACTAACGCAGTCAGTTTGCCACCTTTTGCTCCAAGACTTTTCGTTACGCACCCTTCAATTCAACTACGAAAAGAGCACCATAAACCAAGAAGCAGGAGGATAGAAGCCATAGTTGATGGGGATAACGTTACTCCAACACTCACACCCGTGGAAGAAGTTCGTGGTAACCATTCATCAAAACCGAAAGTTGCAGCAATTACCGGTGGAGTTGTTGCCACTCTGCTTGTGATTATCATAGTGATGCTCGTTTACATCTGCTTGATGCGTGTAAAAAGATTAACTAGGCGAACATCTGAGACAGCGTCATCTCCACCATCACCCACTG TTCAGTGGGAAAGAGGGGACACATCTCCCTACGCCGTTGCTCATTCTCCATACAGTGCACCAAACTTGAGGCAACTCACAATATTGGAATTGGAGCAAGCGACGCGCAATTTCAATGAAATTAATATCATAGGCCAAGGTAGATTTGGTTTGGTCTACAAGGGATTGCTCCAAGATGGAACTATTGTGGCTATCAAGAGACGCCTACATGCCCCAACTCAGTATTTCTTTCATGAG GTGAAGCACGTAGCTCGTGTCAACCACGTGCATATTCTTAGGCTTATTGGTTATTGTCAAGATGCTACTCAACAGTTACTTGTATATGACTATCTTCCAAATGGAAATGTTGGGAATCATCTAtatg ATGCTGAAGGTTTACCTATTGGAAAGTTGGGCATAAAGCACAGGCTATCGATTGCTTTGGGAGCAGCCAAAG GACTTGCGCACCTTCACAgtttggtgcctcctcttctGCACATGCATTTTGGTACAAGCAATGTTCTACTGGATGAAAGCTTTACTGCCAAGGTGTCTGATTATGGACTAACCAAATTGCTAGTGGGTCATCATGCTGGCTCATCTTCAGCCGTAGATTGCTTTCGTGACCCAGA GTTggattcatcaaagaagttttCAGAGATAAGTGACGTGTACAGTTTCGGGGTCTTCTTACTGGAATTGATCAGTGGACGTGAAGCAAATGCAAGAAACCAGTTGAACTCGGGGGATAATTTAATATTGCAG gtgaaggatTGCAAGGATTTGGACAGATTTGTTGATGAAACATTAGGTGGCATGTCAAGGCAAACTGCAAAACAGATGATGGAGCTGGCATTGATGTGTGTAGATGGGAGCGAACGAAGGCCGCAGATGCAGATTGTTGTGGAGGAGCTAGAACGAATTCGTCGAGGGAGAGAAAGTAACCATTTTCATATAGAAGTTGATGAGGAGATAGGTGCTGTGACTCTTGGGAGTGAGCTTTTCAAATGA
- the LOC103422945 gene encoding probable serine/threonine-protein kinase PBL28 isoform X2, which yields MSVFSCFSGRRSLCFQCKPAQGTSTSSKYKNSPLPLLLLIQILEPSRTSYKIYAEAVLSLKRGGGSPQLFDGRTGRCPCPRQWKIVNCHKLKDPCIYPLLFVTHPSIQLRKEHHKPRSRRIEAIVDGDNVTPTLTPVEEVRGNHSSKPKVAAITGGVVATLLVIIIVMLVYICLMRVKRLTRRTSETASSPPSPTVQWERGDTSPYAVAHSPYSAPNLRQLTILELEQATRNFNEINIIGQGRFGLVYKGLLQDGTIVAIKRRLHAPTQYFFHEVKHVARVNHVHILRLIGYCQDATQQLLVYDYLPNGNVGNHLYDAEGLPIGKLGIKHRLSIALGAAKGLAHLHSLVPPLLHMHFGTSNVLLDESFTAKVSDYGLTKLLVGHHAGSSSAVDCFRDPELDSSKKFSEISDVYSFGVFLLELISGREANARNQLNSGDNLILQVKDCKDLDRFVDETLGGMSRQTAKQMMELALMCVDGSERRPQMQIVVEELERIRRGRESNHFHIEVDEEIGAVTLGSELFK from the exons ATGTCTGTGTTTAGCTGCTTTTCTGGGAGAAGAAGTCTTTGTTTCCAATGTAAACCTGCACAAGGGACCTCAACAAGCTCAAAATACAAGAATTCTCCG CTGCCTCTGCTTCTTCTCATCCAGATTTTGGAACCCAGCAGAACAAGCTACAAAATTTATG CTGAAGCTGTACTAAGTTTAAAGAGAGGAGGTGGAAGTCCTCAACTGTTTGATGGTCGAACTGGAAGATGTCCTTGTCCAAGACAATGGAAAATTGTCAACTGTCACAAACTGAAGGACCCTTGCATTTATCCTCT ACTTTTCGTTACGCACCCTTCAATTCAACTACGAAAAGAGCACCATAAACCAAGAAGCAGGAGGATAGAAGCCATAGTTGATGGGGATAACGTTACTCCAACACTCACACCCGTGGAAGAAGTTCGTGGTAACCATTCATCAAAACCGAAAGTTGCAGCAATTACCGGTGGAGTTGTTGCCACTCTGCTTGTGATTATCATAGTGATGCTCGTTTACATCTGCTTGATGCGTGTAAAAAGATTAACTAGGCGAACATCTGAGACAGCGTCATCTCCACCATCACCCACTG TTCAGTGGGAAAGAGGGGACACATCTCCCTACGCCGTTGCTCATTCTCCATACAGTGCACCAAACTTGAGGCAACTCACAATATTGGAATTGGAGCAAGCGACGCGCAATTTCAATGAAATTAATATCATAGGCCAAGGTAGATTTGGTTTGGTCTACAAGGGATTGCTCCAAGATGGAACTATTGTGGCTATCAAGAGACGCCTACATGCCCCAACTCAGTATTTCTTTCATGAG GTGAAGCACGTAGCTCGTGTCAACCACGTGCATATTCTTAGGCTTATTGGTTATTGTCAAGATGCTACTCAACAGTTACTTGTATATGACTATCTTCCAAATGGAAATGTTGGGAATCATCTAtatg ATGCTGAAGGTTTACCTATTGGAAAGTTGGGCATAAAGCACAGGCTATCGATTGCTTTGGGAGCAGCCAAAG GACTTGCGCACCTTCACAgtttggtgcctcctcttctGCACATGCATTTTGGTACAAGCAATGTTCTACTGGATGAAAGCTTTACTGCCAAGGTGTCTGATTATGGACTAACCAAATTGCTAGTGGGTCATCATGCTGGCTCATCTTCAGCCGTAGATTGCTTTCGTGACCCAGA GTTggattcatcaaagaagttttCAGAGATAAGTGACGTGTACAGTTTCGGGGTCTTCTTACTGGAATTGATCAGTGGACGTGAAGCAAATGCAAGAAACCAGTTGAACTCGGGGGATAATTTAATATTGCAG gtgaaggatTGCAAGGATTTGGACAGATTTGTTGATGAAACATTAGGTGGCATGTCAAGGCAAACTGCAAAACAGATGATGGAGCTGGCATTGATGTGTGTAGATGGGAGCGAACGAAGGCCGCAGATGCAGATTGTTGTGGAGGAGCTAGAACGAATTCGTCGAGGGAGAGAAAGTAACCATTTTCATATAGAAGTTGATGAGGAGATAGGTGCTGTGACTCTTGGGAGTGAGCTTTTCAAATGA
- the LOC103422945 gene encoding probable serine/threonine-protein kinase PBL28 isoform X5 — protein sequence MRLFWWQQLPLLLLIQILEPSRTSYKIYAEAVLSLKRGGGSPQLFDGRTGRCPCPRQWKIVNCHKLKDPCIYPLLFVTHPSIQLRKEHHKPRSRRIEAIVDGDNVTPTLTPVEEVRGNHSSKPKVAAITGGVVATLLVIIIVMLVYICLMRVKRLTRRTSETASSPPSPTVQWERGDTSPYAVAHSPYSAPNLRQLTILELEQATRNFNEINIIGQGRFGLVYKGLLQDGTIVAIKRRLHAPTQYFFHEVKHVARVNHVHILRLIGYCQDATQQLLVYDYLPNGNVGNHLYDAEGLPIGKLGIKHRLSIALGAAKGLAHLHSLVPPLLHMHFGTSNVLLDESFTAKVSDYGLTKLLVGHHAGSSSAVDCFRDPELDSSKKFSEISDVYSFGVFLLELISGREANARNQLNSGDNLILQVKDCKDLDRFVDETLGGMSRQTAKQMMELALMCVDGSERRPQMQIVVEELERIRRGRESNHFHIEVDEEIGAVTLGSELFK from the exons ATGCGCTTGTTCTGGTGGCAACAGCTGCCTCTGCTTCTTCTCATCCAGATTTTGGAACCCAGCAGAACAAGCTACAAAATTTATG CTGAAGCTGTACTAAGTTTAAAGAGAGGAGGTGGAAGTCCTCAACTGTTTGATGGTCGAACTGGAAGATGTCCTTGTCCAAGACAATGGAAAATTGTCAACTGTCACAAACTGAAGGACCCTTGCATTTATCCTCT ACTTTTCGTTACGCACCCTTCAATTCAACTACGAAAAGAGCACCATAAACCAAGAAGCAGGAGGATAGAAGCCATAGTTGATGGGGATAACGTTACTCCAACACTCACACCCGTGGAAGAAGTTCGTGGTAACCATTCATCAAAACCGAAAGTTGCAGCAATTACCGGTGGAGTTGTTGCCACTCTGCTTGTGATTATCATAGTGATGCTCGTTTACATCTGCTTGATGCGTGTAAAAAGATTAACTAGGCGAACATCTGAGACAGCGTCATCTCCACCATCACCCACTG TTCAGTGGGAAAGAGGGGACACATCTCCCTACGCCGTTGCTCATTCTCCATACAGTGCACCAAACTTGAGGCAACTCACAATATTGGAATTGGAGCAAGCGACGCGCAATTTCAATGAAATTAATATCATAGGCCAAGGTAGATTTGGTTTGGTCTACAAGGGATTGCTCCAAGATGGAACTATTGTGGCTATCAAGAGACGCCTACATGCCCCAACTCAGTATTTCTTTCATGAG GTGAAGCACGTAGCTCGTGTCAACCACGTGCATATTCTTAGGCTTATTGGTTATTGTCAAGATGCTACTCAACAGTTACTTGTATATGACTATCTTCCAAATGGAAATGTTGGGAATCATCTAtatg ATGCTGAAGGTTTACCTATTGGAAAGTTGGGCATAAAGCACAGGCTATCGATTGCTTTGGGAGCAGCCAAAG GACTTGCGCACCTTCACAgtttggtgcctcctcttctGCACATGCATTTTGGTACAAGCAATGTTCTACTGGATGAAAGCTTTACTGCCAAGGTGTCTGATTATGGACTAACCAAATTGCTAGTGGGTCATCATGCTGGCTCATCTTCAGCCGTAGATTGCTTTCGTGACCCAGA GTTggattcatcaaagaagttttCAGAGATAAGTGACGTGTACAGTTTCGGGGTCTTCTTACTGGAATTGATCAGTGGACGTGAAGCAAATGCAAGAAACCAGTTGAACTCGGGGGATAATTTAATATTGCAG gtgaaggatTGCAAGGATTTGGACAGATTTGTTGATGAAACATTAGGTGGCATGTCAAGGCAAACTGCAAAACAGATGATGGAGCTGGCATTGATGTGTGTAGATGGGAGCGAACGAAGGCCGCAGATGCAGATTGTTGTGGAGGAGCTAGAACGAATTCGTCGAGGGAGAGAAAGTAACCATTTTCATATAGAAGTTGATGAGGAGATAGGTGCTGTGACTCTTGGGAGTGAGCTTTTCAAATGA
- the LOC103422945 gene encoding receptor-like cytoplasmic kinase 176 isoform X6 gives MRLFWWQQLPLLLLIQILEPSRTSYKIYAEAVLSLKRGGGSPQLFDGRTGRCPCPRQWKIVNCHKLKDPCIYPLFSGICSVSLRTNAVSLPPFAPRLFVTHPSIQLRKEHHKPRSRRIEAIVDGDNVTPTLTPVEEVRGNHSSKPKVAAITGGVVATLLVIIIVMLVYICLMRVKRLTRRTSETASSPPSPTVQWERGDTSPYAVAHSPYSAPNLRQLTILELEQATRNFNEINIIGQGRFGLVYKGLLQDGTIVAIKRRLHAPTQYFFHEVKHVARVNHVHILRLIGYCQDATQQLLVYDYLPNGNVGNHLYDAEGLPIGKLGIKHRLSIALGAAKGLAHLHSLVPPLLHMHFGTSNVLLDESFTAKVSDYGLTKLLVGHHAGSSSAVDCFRDPELDSSKKFSEISDVYSFGVFLLELISGREANARNQLNSGDNLILQKDLTRLMPNASPSTLLHSTRLYVDGHFTSLRQAK, from the exons ATGCGCTTGTTCTGGTGGCAACAGCTGCCTCTGCTTCTTCTCATCCAGATTTTGGAACCCAGCAGAACAAGCTACAAAATTTATG CTGAAGCTGTACTAAGTTTAAAGAGAGGAGGTGGAAGTCCTCAACTGTTTGATGGTCGAACTGGAAGATGTCCTTGTCCAAGACAATGGAAAATTGTCAACTGTCACAAACTGAAGGACCCTTGCATTTATCCTCT GTTTTCTGGTATCTGTTCAGTTTCTTTGCGGACTAACGCAGTCAGTTTGCCACCTTTTGCTCCAAGACTTTTCGTTACGCACCCTTCAATTCAACTACGAAAAGAGCACCATAAACCAAGAAGCAGGAGGATAGAAGCCATAGTTGATGGGGATAACGTTACTCCAACACTCACACCCGTGGAAGAAGTTCGTGGTAACCATTCATCAAAACCGAAAGTTGCAGCAATTACCGGTGGAGTTGTTGCCACTCTGCTTGTGATTATCATAGTGATGCTCGTTTACATCTGCTTGATGCGTGTAAAAAGATTAACTAGGCGAACATCTGAGACAGCGTCATCTCCACCATCACCCACTG TTCAGTGGGAAAGAGGGGACACATCTCCCTACGCCGTTGCTCATTCTCCATACAGTGCACCAAACTTGAGGCAACTCACAATATTGGAATTGGAGCAAGCGACGCGCAATTTCAATGAAATTAATATCATAGGCCAAGGTAGATTTGGTTTGGTCTACAAGGGATTGCTCCAAGATGGAACTATTGTGGCTATCAAGAGACGCCTACATGCCCCAACTCAGTATTTCTTTCATGAG GTGAAGCACGTAGCTCGTGTCAACCACGTGCATATTCTTAGGCTTATTGGTTATTGTCAAGATGCTACTCAACAGTTACTTGTATATGACTATCTTCCAAATGGAAATGTTGGGAATCATCTAtatg ATGCTGAAGGTTTACCTATTGGAAAGTTGGGCATAAAGCACAGGCTATCGATTGCTTTGGGAGCAGCCAAAG GACTTGCGCACCTTCACAgtttggtgcctcctcttctGCACATGCATTTTGGTACAAGCAATGTTCTACTGGATGAAAGCTTTACTGCCAAGGTGTCTGATTATGGACTAACCAAATTGCTAGTGGGTCATCATGCTGGCTCATCTTCAGCCGTAGATTGCTTTCGTGACCCAGA GTTggattcatcaaagaagttttCAGAGATAAGTGACGTGTACAGTTTCGGGGTCTTCTTACTGGAATTGATCAGTGGACGTGAAGCAAATGCAAGAAACCAGTTGAACTCGGGGGATAATTTAATATTGCAG AAAGACTTAACGCGTTTAATGCCAAACGCCTCCCCATCTACACTCTTGCACTCCACACGTCTTTATGTGGATGGACACTTCACTTCTCTAAGGCAAGCAAAATGA
- the LOC103422945 gene encoding receptor-like cytoplasmic kinase 176 isoform X4 encodes MSVFSCFSGRRSLCFQCKPAQGTSTSSKYKNSPLPLLLLIQILEPSRTSYKIYAEAVLSLKRGGGSPQLFDGRTGRCPCPRQWKIVNCHKLKDPCIYPLFSGICSVSLRTNAVSLPPFAPRLFVTHPSIQLRKEHHKPRSRRIEAIVDGDNVTPTLTPVEEVRGNHSSKPKVAAITGGVVATLLVIIIVMLVYICLMRVKRLTRRTSETASSPPSPTVQWERGDTSPYAVAHSPYSAPNLRQLTILELEQATRNFNEINIIGQGRFGLVYKGLLQDGTIVAIKRRLHAPTQYFFHEVKHVARVNHVHILRLIGYCQDATQQLLVYDYLPNGNVGNHLYDAEGLPIGKLGIKHRLSIALGAAKGLAHLHSLVPPLLHMHFGTSNVLLDESFTAKVSDYGLTKLLVGHHAGSSSAVDCFRDPELDSSKKFSEISDVYSFGVFLLELISGREANARNQLNSGDNLILQKDLTRLMPNASPSTLLHSTRLYVDGHFTSLRQAK; translated from the exons ATGTCTGTGTTTAGCTGCTTTTCTGGGAGAAGAAGTCTTTGTTTCCAATGTAAACCTGCACAAGGGACCTCAACAAGCTCAAAATACAAGAATTCTCCG CTGCCTCTGCTTCTTCTCATCCAGATTTTGGAACCCAGCAGAACAAGCTACAAAATTTATG CTGAAGCTGTACTAAGTTTAAAGAGAGGAGGTGGAAGTCCTCAACTGTTTGATGGTCGAACTGGAAGATGTCCTTGTCCAAGACAATGGAAAATTGTCAACTGTCACAAACTGAAGGACCCTTGCATTTATCCTCT GTTTTCTGGTATCTGTTCAGTTTCTTTGCGGACTAACGCAGTCAGTTTGCCACCTTTTGCTCCAAGACTTTTCGTTACGCACCCTTCAATTCAACTACGAAAAGAGCACCATAAACCAAGAAGCAGGAGGATAGAAGCCATAGTTGATGGGGATAACGTTACTCCAACACTCACACCCGTGGAAGAAGTTCGTGGTAACCATTCATCAAAACCGAAAGTTGCAGCAATTACCGGTGGAGTTGTTGCCACTCTGCTTGTGATTATCATAGTGATGCTCGTTTACATCTGCTTGATGCGTGTAAAAAGATTAACTAGGCGAACATCTGAGACAGCGTCATCTCCACCATCACCCACTG TTCAGTGGGAAAGAGGGGACACATCTCCCTACGCCGTTGCTCATTCTCCATACAGTGCACCAAACTTGAGGCAACTCACAATATTGGAATTGGAGCAAGCGACGCGCAATTTCAATGAAATTAATATCATAGGCCAAGGTAGATTTGGTTTGGTCTACAAGGGATTGCTCCAAGATGGAACTATTGTGGCTATCAAGAGACGCCTACATGCCCCAACTCAGTATTTCTTTCATGAG GTGAAGCACGTAGCTCGTGTCAACCACGTGCATATTCTTAGGCTTATTGGTTATTGTCAAGATGCTACTCAACAGTTACTTGTATATGACTATCTTCCAAATGGAAATGTTGGGAATCATCTAtatg ATGCTGAAGGTTTACCTATTGGAAAGTTGGGCATAAAGCACAGGCTATCGATTGCTTTGGGAGCAGCCAAAG GACTTGCGCACCTTCACAgtttggtgcctcctcttctGCACATGCATTTTGGTACAAGCAATGTTCTACTGGATGAAAGCTTTACTGCCAAGGTGTCTGATTATGGACTAACCAAATTGCTAGTGGGTCATCATGCTGGCTCATCTTCAGCCGTAGATTGCTTTCGTGACCCAGA GTTggattcatcaaagaagttttCAGAGATAAGTGACGTGTACAGTTTCGGGGTCTTCTTACTGGAATTGATCAGTGGACGTGAAGCAAATGCAAGAAACCAGTTGAACTCGGGGGATAATTTAATATTGCAG AAAGACTTAACGCGTTTAATGCCAAACGCCTCCCCATCTACACTCTTGCACTCCACACGTCTTTATGTGGATGGACACTTCACTTCTCTAAGGCAAGCAAAATGA
- the LOC103422945 gene encoding probable serine/threonine-protein kinase PBL21 isoform X7, with the protein MRLFWWQQLPLLLLIQILEPSRTSYKIYAEAVLSLKRGGGSPQLFDGRTGRCPCPRQWKIVNCHKLKDPCIYPLLFVTHPSIQLRKEHHKPRSRRIEAIVDGDNVTPTLTPVEEVRGNHSSKPKVAAITGGVVATLLVIIIVMLVYICLMRVKRLTRRTSETASSPPSPTVQWERGDTSPYAVAHSPYSAPNLRQLTILELEQATRNFNEINIIGQGRFGLVYKGLLQDGTIVAIKRRLHAPTQYFFHEVKHVARVNHVHILRLIGYCQDATQQLLVYDYLPNGNVGNHLYDAEGLPIGKLGIKHRLSIALGAAKGLAHLHSLVPPLLHMHFGTSNVLLDESFTAKVSDYGLTKLLVGHHAGSSSAVDCFRDPELDSSKKFSEISDVYSFGVFLLELISGREANARNQLNSGDNLILQKDLTRLMPNASPSTLLHSTRLYVDGHFTSLRQAK; encoded by the exons ATGCGCTTGTTCTGGTGGCAACAGCTGCCTCTGCTTCTTCTCATCCAGATTTTGGAACCCAGCAGAACAAGCTACAAAATTTATG CTGAAGCTGTACTAAGTTTAAAGAGAGGAGGTGGAAGTCCTCAACTGTTTGATGGTCGAACTGGAAGATGTCCTTGTCCAAGACAATGGAAAATTGTCAACTGTCACAAACTGAAGGACCCTTGCATTTATCCTCT ACTTTTCGTTACGCACCCTTCAATTCAACTACGAAAAGAGCACCATAAACCAAGAAGCAGGAGGATAGAAGCCATAGTTGATGGGGATAACGTTACTCCAACACTCACACCCGTGGAAGAAGTTCGTGGTAACCATTCATCAAAACCGAAAGTTGCAGCAATTACCGGTGGAGTTGTTGCCACTCTGCTTGTGATTATCATAGTGATGCTCGTTTACATCTGCTTGATGCGTGTAAAAAGATTAACTAGGCGAACATCTGAGACAGCGTCATCTCCACCATCACCCACTG TTCAGTGGGAAAGAGGGGACACATCTCCCTACGCCGTTGCTCATTCTCCATACAGTGCACCAAACTTGAGGCAACTCACAATATTGGAATTGGAGCAAGCGACGCGCAATTTCAATGAAATTAATATCATAGGCCAAGGTAGATTTGGTTTGGTCTACAAGGGATTGCTCCAAGATGGAACTATTGTGGCTATCAAGAGACGCCTACATGCCCCAACTCAGTATTTCTTTCATGAG GTGAAGCACGTAGCTCGTGTCAACCACGTGCATATTCTTAGGCTTATTGGTTATTGTCAAGATGCTACTCAACAGTTACTTGTATATGACTATCTTCCAAATGGAAATGTTGGGAATCATCTAtatg ATGCTGAAGGTTTACCTATTGGAAAGTTGGGCATAAAGCACAGGCTATCGATTGCTTTGGGAGCAGCCAAAG GACTTGCGCACCTTCACAgtttggtgcctcctcttctGCACATGCATTTTGGTACAAGCAATGTTCTACTGGATGAAAGCTTTACTGCCAAGGTGTCTGATTATGGACTAACCAAATTGCTAGTGGGTCATCATGCTGGCTCATCTTCAGCCGTAGATTGCTTTCGTGACCCAGA GTTggattcatcaaagaagttttCAGAGATAAGTGACGTGTACAGTTTCGGGGTCTTCTTACTGGAATTGATCAGTGGACGTGAAGCAAATGCAAGAAACCAGTTGAACTCGGGGGATAATTTAATATTGCAG AAAGACTTAACGCGTTTAATGCCAAACGCCTCCCCATCTACACTCTTGCACTCCACACGTCTTTATGTGGATGGACACTTCACTTCTCTAAGGCAAGCAAAATGA